The Dokdonella sp. nucleotide sequence CCGGTCGTCGCCTTCATCGCCGGCGCTTCGGCCCCGGCCGGCAAGCGCATGGGCCATGCCGGCGCGATCATCTCCGGCGGCAAGGGCACCGCCGCGGCCAAGTTTGCGGCACTGGAGAAGGCCGGTGTCACCACGGTCAAGTCCCCGGCGGACCTCGGCAAGACGTTGGCGAAGAAGATGAAATAACGGGGCAAAAAGCGCCCCCTCAATCCACCCCATTCGCAAACAACTGGTCGTTCTCCCACGCACCGGCTTCGCAGGTGCCCCACAGGTTCAGGCCGCCGCTGCTCGCCGCGGTGTTGGCGTGGATGTGCGTGTCGGGATTGAGCGTGAGGGCGAAGCCGGCCGCTTTTCCGCTGCCGCGCGCCGCGTGGTTGCCGCCGCCGGCAAGGCCTGGTTCGCATGGGTGGCATTGTTGGCGACCATCACGTAGTCGAGCCCCGGCCCGTTGGCCAGGGCCGCCTGCAGGGCCTGGGCGATCGTCGCGAACTGGCAGCGCGGGTCGTCGAGGTCGCCGACGATGAAATACTTTGGCACCGCCATCGCCGTCGGGGCGGCAAGGCAGGCGAGGGCGAAAAGGCCGATCTTCAAGCTGCGGAACATGCGGGACCTCGCGAGGACATCGCAGGAAAATCTCCTGGCCGAGCCAATACGCGGTACGGGGACGAAAACCCCGATCCGCCGCGCGCGGCCACGCCCGGCGCATGGCAGACTCGAGCCTTCGACGTTCAGCAGGCATTCGCGCGGTCGCATGCAGGTCGCCACCTTCATCCACGGCAATCGGCTCGAGGTTCTCGCCGATCGCCTCATCGACGACGAGCTCGAGCGCCTCGACGCCGATCCGCTGCGTGCGCAGGTCATCGTCGTCGCCCATCCGGCGCTGGGTCGCTGGCTGCAGGAGCGCATCGCGCGACGCCTCGGCATCGCCGCCAACATCGAGTTCCCGCTGCCGTCGTCGTTCGCCTGGAACATCCTGCGCGACACGCTCGGCGACCTGCCGAAGGAGTCGGCGTTCTCGCGCGAAGCGCTGGTCTGGCGCATCCACGCGGCCCTGCCGCAGTTGGCGCGGCAGCCGCGCTTCGGCGCGGTGCGCCGCTATCTCGGCGATGGCGGCGACGCACGCCGGCGCCACGACCTCGCCGTGCAGCTTGCGCGCAGCTACGACGAATACATGGTTGCGCGACCGGAATGGCTGGCGGCGTGGTCACGCGGAGACAGCATCGTCGACGACGAACACGAAGCCTGGCAGGCTGAGTTGTGGCGTCATCTCGTCGCAACCACCGAGGAGCCCGATCGCGCGACGCTGATGGCGCGGGCGGTCGCACGCCTGCACGATCCGGCACCGCTGCCGGACACGCTGCCGCGCCATGCCGCCGTGTTCGGCGCGGCTTTCCTGCCGCCGCTGCTGCTCGAGTTCTTCCTCGCCCTGTCGACGCGCTTGCCGCTGCGCTTCTACCAGCCGAATCCCTGCCTCGACTACTGGGGCGACATCGTCTCCGACCGTGAGCGCCTGCAAGGTCTGTGGAAGACACACCGTCGTCGCGAAAGCCTCGCCCATGCCGAGGCCGGCCATCCGCTGCTCGCCTCGTGGGGCGTGCTCGGGCGCGAATACCTGAAGGAGATCCATGCGCCTGAACTGGTCGTCCACGACGACGATGCCTTCGTCCCGCCAGACTCGTCACACCTTCTCGGTTGGCTGCAGAAGGGCATCCTGCTGCTCGATCCGGAGCATGATCCGCCGCCGTCAGAAGCGCTGCTGTCGATCGAATTGCACGGCTGCCCGGATCGCCGGCGCGAGGTCGAGGTGCTGCGCGATCGCCTGCTGGCGATGATCGAACAGCGTTCCGACCTGTTGCCGCATGACATCCTGGTCATGTCGCCGCAGATCGATGCCTACGTGCCCTATATCGACGCCGTGTTCGGCAGCGCCGACGAGGTGCTGGCACTGCCGTACCGCATCAGCGATGTCGCGCTGAGCCGCGTGCATCCACTGATCGATGCCTTCCTGCGCGTGCTTGCGCTTGGCGACAGCCGTTTTGCCGTGAGTGATGTGCTCGGCCTGCTTGCCGAGCCGGCGATCGCGCGGCGTTGTCGCATCGACGCGAATGGCCTGTCTTGGATTGCGACCTGGCTCGAACAGGCGGCGGTGCGCTGGGGACTCGACGCAGCGTTCCGCGAGTCGGTCGGTGCGGCGGCGATCGACGAGAACACCTGGCGCTTCGGTTTCGATCGCCTGCTGCTCGGCCATGCGCTCGGCGACGCAGGCGCGCTGGTCGCCGGTATCGCGCCGGTGGCCAATGTCGAGGGTGCCGATGCGCAGGCGCTCGGCGAACTCGCGCGCTTCGTCGATGCGCTCGTGCAGACGCGCGAAGGTTTCGCCACGCCGCGCACGGCCGATGACTGGAAGACCTGGCTCGGCGCGCGCCTGGATACCCTGTTTGACACCGAGCCGGTCGATGCGGCCGAACTCTGGGCGGTGCGTGCCCTGCGCGAGGCGATCAGCGACTTCGCCGCCGCGGCCGAACCCTGGCTCGATGGCGAGCGCCTGCCGTTCGAAGTGGTGCGTGCAGTACTCGAGGCGACCCTCACCGAACCGGGGGCGACGCGTGCCGGCCGCTTCGGCATCACCTTCTGCGGCATGGTGCCGATGCGCAACGTGCCGCATCGCGTGGTTTGCGTGCTCGGCCTCGACGCCGGCGTATTCCCGCGTCGGCAGCCGGCGCCGGGTTTCCATCTGATGCGACGGCATCCGCGCCGCGGCGACCGCAGCGTGCGTGAGGACGACCGTTTCCTGTTCCTCGAAGCCCTGGTCGCCGCGCGCGACGTGTTCTATCTCAGCCATGTCGATCGCGACGCGAAGAGCGGAGATGCCAACCCACCATCGCCGCTGGTCGAGGAACTGTTTGGCTTCCTGCGCGACGCACACGGCGACGCCTGGAAGGAGGTCGAACCGCGCCTGCGCTTCCGTCATCGCCTGCACCCTTTCGATCCGGCGTACTTCGGTGGCGACACGAAGCTGCGCAGTTACGACGCCGCATGGTGTGCCGCCGCCGAGGCACTGCTGAAGCCATTGCAGGCACCGCGCGCATTCGCGGCCGATGCACGGGCACTTGCGCCGCCCGTCGACGACCCGGCGACGATCGAACTCGACGACCTGCTGGCTTGGTTGCGCGCGCCGGTCGGCGCGTGGTTCGGTCGCGCATTGCCGCTGCGCATCGACGTCGACGAAGCGCTTGATGACAGCGAACCCTTCGACCTCGATGGCCTCGAGCGCTATGCACTCGGCACGCGCCTGCTCGATGCGGGCGATAGCCGCCCCGACCTGCAACGCGCGCGGCGCGAAGGCCGTTTCCCGCTTGGCCCGGTCGGCGATGCGCGATGGCAGGCGCTGGCCGAGAGCGCGGCGACGATCGATGCGGTGACGCGCGACTGGCTTGGCGACGGCGTGCGGCCGCTCGATGCCGGACGCCGCAACGTCGCCATCGCCGGCACTTCGCGGCATCTTGCCGGCACGCCGCGCCTGCTCGTCGAGGGTGATATGCGGCGCGCGCTGTTGCTGCGTCGCGCCGGGCGCATCCGTGGCCTCGATCTCGCCCGGCTGGCGCTCGAACGCATCCTGCTCGGTGCCGAAGCAGCCGACCTGCCGGCGCGCGCGATCGGTCTCGACAAGCATGCGCTTGAACACGTCGAACTCGGCGCACTTGCCGACGAAGCAGCCTGGCTTGCCGCCGTGGTCGGGGCTTTCCTCGATGGCCGGCGCTGGCCGGTGCCGGTGTTCCGCAATGCGGCTGATGCCTGGGCGAAGGCCGTGGTGCGCGCCGGCCAGGCCGTACCACAGACGCAGGCGCTGAAGGCCTGGGAGGGGAACGAGTACCACCGTGGCGACAGCGACGAACCGCTCAACGCGCTGTTCACGCGCGACGGTGAAGCGCCGCTCGGCGACGATTTCGAGGCGCGCGCGAGTGCGATCTACGTGCCGCTGCACGCCGCCTGCCGCGAGGTGAAGCCGTGAGCACGCCGCTCGACGCCGCCAGCCTGCCGTTGCGCGGCCTGCACCTGATCGAAGCCAGTGCCGGCACCGGCAAGACCTTCACGATCGCCTTGCTCTACCTGCGCCTGCTGCTCGAACGCATCACCGGCCTGCGCGGCATCGCCGTCGTCACCTTCACCGACGCAGCCACACGCGAACTGCGCCGACGCCTGCGCGAGCGCATCGACGATGCCCTGCACAGCCTGCGCACCGGCAAATCGGACGATGCCGCGCTCGAAAGCGTGCTCGCCGCGCACCGCGACGGTGGCGAGCGCGAGCGAATCGCAGTCGAGCGCCTGGAAGCCGCGCTGACCGGCTTCGACGAGGCCTTCGTCGCCACGATCCACGGCTTCTGCCGGCAACTGCTGGCCGAGAACGCGTTCGAGAGCGGCCTGCCGTTCATCGAACTCGATGCCGACACGAACGGCGAAGCCGTGCAGGAACTGGTGCGCGACTACTGGCGCCTCAACGTCATCGCCGCCGATGGCGAAGCCGCGCGTGAGGCTGCCGAACGGTGGTGTGATCCCGATAAGCTGGCCGCGGCACTGGCGAGTTCGGGCGCGCTCGCGCTCGAAGCCGCTGCGATCGATCCCGTCGATGCGCGTGGCTGGCTCGACCAGGCAACACATGCCGGCGAGGCGGCGTTGGTGCAATGGCTGGCCTGCGTCGCCGATGGCCGGGCCGCGGGCGCCATCGCCGAACTGCGCGATGCGGCGAAGGACAAGCGCGTGTCGATCCGCCGTGGCGGCCTCTACCACGCCGAGGCCTTGGCCGCCTGCGCGGAAGCCATCAGTGCGGTCCCGGTGGATGTCAAGTCCCTGCGTCCGCTGCACCTCGAACTCATCCGTGCCGCCGCGCTCAGCGCAACCTGCAAGGGATGGGAGCCCGACGGTGTTCTCGCCGAAGTGGCCGCAATCGTCCAAAGCCTGCTCGACGCCGCCGACCAGGCGCGCCTCGCGCGCCGTGCGCTGTTCATCACCGACGCGCTGGCCTTCGTGCGTGGCGGTCTTGCCGCACGCCGTGAACGCCTGCGTCGCTACGGTTTCGACGACCTCATCGGCGTGCTGCACGAGCGCCTGCGCGGTGCGCATGGCGATGCCCTCGCACGGGTCATCGCAAAACGCCTGCCGGCGCTGCTGGTCGACGAGTTCCAGGACACCGATGCCACGCAGTACGCGATCCTGCGCTGCATCCATCGCGCGAGCGACGACGGCGCGATGTTCCTGATCGGCGATCCCAAGCAGGCGATCTACCGCTTCCGCGGCGGCGATGTGTTCAGCTATCGCCATGCCGCGCAGAATGCCTGCGCGCACACGCTCGTCGACAACTGGCGTTCCGATGCGCGCCTCGTCGATGCGGTCAATGCCGTATTCGGGCACACCGGGGATGCCTTCCTGCACGACTTCATCGGTTTCGAGCCGGCCCGTTATCCGCCGACCCGACAGCGCGCGGCCAAGCCAACCGAAGCTGCAACGCCACTGGTCGTATGGCGCCTGCCCGATGTCGTCGATCCCAAGGCTGGCGCGAAGCCATGGAACTCCGACGACTTCACCACCCGCGTGCTCGCCGAGACCGCACGCGAGATCAAGCGCCGCCTGGCCGAAGCCAGCGCGGACGGCATGAAGCCGTCGATCGCCGTGCTGGTCAACACCAACAGGCAGGCGGCCGAAACCGCGGCGACGCTCGCCCAATGGAACATCGCCTGCGACTACCTGAGTGACCGCAGTGTCTATCGAAGCGACGAGGCCGAGGACGTGGCGCGCGTGCTGGCGGCATTGGCCGCGCCGGGCGATGCCGGCGCCGCGCGCGCGGCGCTGGCCACCGAACTGCTCGGCGAAAACCTCGCTGGCCTGCTCGCCGCGCGCAGCGACCTTGATGCCTGGGAGCGCCAGCTCGCGCGTATCGGCAGCCTGCGCCAGCGCTGGAATGAGGCCGGGCCGTTCGCCGCGCTCGCCGACGCGATCCAGCAGGCCGCTCCGCGCCTGTTGTCACGCTGGGACGGGCGCCGCCGCGTGACCAACTACCTGCATCTCGCCGAGGCCTTGCAGCACGCTTCTTCGCAACGCGAATCGCCCGGGGAGATGCAGCGCTGGCTGGCCCAGCGTCGTCGCGATGCCGGCGAGAATCGCGGCCAGGGTGCGGCCGAAGCCCTGCGTCCGGCCGACGACGCCGGCAGCGTGCAGGTGCTGACCATCCATCGCAGCAAGGGCTTGCAGTTCGACATCGTGTTCGCGCCGTTCCTTGCACACACGCGCTGGGTTGAGCCCGGCGACGTGCCCGGTGCGCCGGTGTCCTGGCACGACAACGACGGCCTGCGCGTCGACGTCGGTGGCCCCGAGTGGCGCAGGCACGCGCTCGCCCAGCGCGAGGAACAATTCGCCGAAAGCCTGCGCCTGGTCTATGTCGCGCTGACCCGCGCGCGCCATGCGGCGTACACGGCCTGGGCCTGGGTCAAGACGGGTACGTGCAAGTCGCAGTCCACCCTGGTCGGGCCGCTTGCCTGGCTGCTGCTGCGCGACGCGGCAATGACCGCGCCCCAGGATCTGGCCGACATTGATGTGGCGCACATCGACACCGCGCTGGCGGAACTCGCCGCAGACTCGGGTGACACGATCGCGATCATGCCGCTTGAGCCGGGCGCCCCCGTGATCGACGACGCGCCGTTGCCGGGAGAGGTCGTGCATCTCGAACGCCCGCTGTTCCACGGCAGGATCGAGCGCCGCTACGAAACCCTCAGCTACAGCCGCCTGTTCGGCGGCAGCGTGCATGCGCCGGTGGCCGACCACGACGAGGGCGAGCGCGTCGATGCACCGGCCATGGTTGCCGATACGCAGGTCGGCGATGCCGCGCCGATCCCGCTGTGGCCGCGCGGCGCCGCCTTCGGCGACTGCGTGCACGAGATCCTCGAGAAAGTGCCGTTTGCCGAACTGGCCGCATCTGGCGTGCACGCCGAGCTCGCGCGCATCGCGCGCGACCACGGCCACGATGCCGGCGAGGTGCGCACGATCGCGGCGATGACCCGTGCGACGGTGACGACACCGCTGCCGGGCGAGCCACCGTTCACCCTCGCCGAACTCGCCACGGGCGAGACGATCAGCGAACTCGAGTTCCTGTTCCCGCTGCCGGGCGCGCGCCTCGGTGCGCTCGACGTGATCCTCGCCGGCCATGCGCAGTATGCGCGCGCGCCGGGTGAACTGGCGCGCCGGCGCCACGAGGTCGCCGGACTGATGACCGGCTTCATCGACCTCGTGCTGCGCCGGAACGGCCGCTACTACGTGGTCGACTACAAGACCAACCTGCTCGGTGCGACCGCCGCCGACTACGCGCCGGCGCGACTGGCGACTGCCGTCCGCGCGCACGACTACGACCTGCAGTACCTGATCTATCTGGTCGCCCTGCAACGCTTCCTGCGCGCGCGCCTCGGCAGCGATTACGCGTACGACACCCATATCGGCGGTGCGATCTACCTGTTCGTGCGCGGACTCGGCAGCGGCGAGGGTCATGGCATCCATGTCGATCTGCCGCCGCGTGTACTGATCGACGCCATCGACGCCTGGTGCGTGGGAGGTGCGGCATGATCGGCTTCGACCGCTGCCGCGAAGGCGGCCTCACTGCCCTCGACGTCGCGCTGGCGCGTTCGCTGCATTCGGCCTGGCCCGAGGCCGCCGTCGATGCGCTGCTGCTCGGTGCGCTGGCGAGCTGGGCGGTCGGGCAGGGCCACAGTGGCCTCGACGCCGGCCTGCTGCGCGCGCAGGCCGACTTGCTCTTCGCCGATGCCGACGAAGCCGCACGCGTGATCGACCTGCTTGGCGACGATGCGCCGCGCGTCGCCTTCATCGGCACCGGCGCGGACACGCACACGCCGCTCGTTGTCGAGAATGGCCGCGCCTGGCTGCGCCGCTACTGGCGCTACGAGCGTGAGATCGAACGCGACCTGCGCGCACGCGCCGGAGTTGCGGCCGCGTTGCCCGACGCGGCGCGCGTGCGTGTCGAACTCGACCGTCTGCTGCCGCCGGGTGGCGACGAGGGCACGGACTGGCAGCGCGTCGCCGCTGTGCTGGCCTTGCGTTCGCCGCTCGGCGTGATCTGCGGCGGTCCGGGGACCGGCAAGACCTTCACCGTGCTGCGCGTGCTCGTGCTGCTGCAACGCTTCGCCGCGTCGCCGCTGCGCATCGCCCTGGCCGCACCGACCGGCAAGGCCGCGCAGCGCCTCGGCGAATCGGTGCGCGCCGGCCTCGACGCGCTGCCGCTAGACGAAGCCGAGCGCAAAAACCTGCCGACCGAAGCCTCGACCCTGCATCGCCTGCTCGGCTTCCATCCGCAGGCGGTCGATCCTCGGCGTGGGCGCGATCACCCGCTCGACCTCGACGTGCTCGTGGTCGACGAAGGCTCGATGGTCGATCTGCCGCTGATGGCCAAACTGCTGCGCGCGCTGCCGCAGACGGCGCGCCTGATCCTCATCGGCGACCCCGACCAGTTGCCGGCGGTCGAGAACGGCGCCGTGCTGGCGACCCTCGCCGCGTGCAATCGCGACAACGGGTTCTCGCCGCAGACCGCCGCATGGATCGCGCAGGCGAGTGGCGAACACGTCGCCGTCGACACGGCGCGCACGTCACTCGCCGACGGCATCGTGCGCCTCGAACGGCCGCGTCGTTTCGGCGGCGATTCCGGCATCGCGCGCCTCGTGCGCGCAATCCGCCTCGGCGACACCGAACAGGTATTCGCCGCGCTCGAAGGCAGCGACGACATCGTCTGGCATGCCGCGCCGCGCCGCTTCGATACCCCGGCCGGCATCGCCGCGCTGCGCGCCGCGCATGCCGAGCTGACCGCCGCGCGTTCGCCGGCCGAGGCGCTGGCCGCGCTCGGTCGCTTCCGCCTGCTGTGCGCGCTGCGCGAAGGCCCGGCCGGCGTGGCCGGCCTCAACCTCGCCGTCGAGACTGCCATGCACGGACCGCAGGCACGAGGCGCGCTGTACGCCGGGCGACCGATCCTCGTCACCAGCAACGATCCCGCGCTCGGCCTCCACAACGGCGACGTCGGCATCGTGCTCGGCGAAACCCCAGACGCCCCGCTGCGCGCATGGTTCGACCACGGCGACGGCGCTCCACGCGCCTGCCTGCCGGCGCAGTTGCCGGCCTTCGAGAGTGCGTACGCGATGACCGTGCACAAGGCGCAGGGCTCGGAGTTCGACACCGTCGACCTCGTGCTTCCGTCCAAACCACACCCGCTGCTCACGCGCGAGTGGCTGTACACCGCCGCCAGCCGCGCGAAGCGTCGCCTCGTCGTCGAAGGCACGCGCGAGGTGATCGCCGCCGCGCTGGCGCGGCAGGTCGAGAGGTTCAATGGATTGGCGTTTGATGAGCCGGGCATCGCGCCTGAAGGCGTTCCTACAACAGCAGCCCTGTAGGAGCGCCTTCAGGCGCGATGCTTTTCGTCACGGGTCGAAGCCGTCCTCGAAGATGAGGTCGCTCGCGGTACAGGCCGAGTAGAGGCCAGGCGTGCCAAGCTCGCCGCTGGTCGCCACCCACGAGCCGTAGCTGTCGCCGGCGGCGGAGAGTTGCCACTGCGTCACTTCGTTCGCGCCGACCGCCGTGCAGGGCGGCTGGCCGCTCCTGTTCTGCGTGCGGATGCTGCCGGGGTAGGTTTCGTCGCCGTAGTCGAGCTTGTCCTGCAGTGCGCCGGTGGCGTCGTAGAGGTGAATCTGGTCGTTGCGGCCGAGGTTGCTCCCGCTGGTCACGCCGAGGTCGCCGATGATCTTGACGCTGGCCGACAGGTTCCACGCACTGCGGAACGTGGCTTCCGTGGCTTCGGTGAGGATCACCGATTCGCCGGGCTGCACCGTTCCGAACGCGCCGAGGCCGAACGCGCCTGGGGTGGCGCCGTTGTCGTCGAAGCTCCAGCCTGTCAGGTCGATCGCCGAGTCGGAGAGGTTGGTGAATTCGACGAACTCGCCGCTGGTACCGGCGTACATCCATTCGGTGATGCGCACGCCGCTGTTGCCAAACGCGTAGACGATCGAGTTGGGTGCGCGCTCGGTCAGTTCCGGCAGGAACTCGACTGACGAGTACGCGTTCGACGCAGTGGCGGCGACATACCAGTCGATGCGCTGGCCCGGCGAGCCGGTGGTCGGCAGGATCACGCCATACACGCCGTCACCCGCGGCACCATCGCCCGATGCGCCGTTGTCGAGCATCGTGAGGCGCTGGTATGGCGCGCTGCGGACCGGACGATAGAACAGTTCGACCTTCGAGATGCCGCTGCCCGACGAGACGACGTTCGCGGTGATCGTTACCGCCGTGCCCGGGTTGGGGGTTTCGTCGGAAGCCTGTGCGGCGCTGATGATCGGGCCGGCCGCGTTCAGTTCGGCATTGCCGGCGTTGTTGAGGAACGTGCGGCGGTCATTGACGAACTGCTGCAGGCCGACCACGGTGCCACCGGCCGGGCCCGTGTAAGGCAGGGTCACCGTGCTGGTGAAATTGGTGTTGAACAGGGCGTAGCTGTAGAGCCTCTTCGGATCGGCCTGCACGGCGGCGTCGATCAGGTTGCGGTGCGCGGTGATGATTGGTTCGAAATGACTCCAGTC carries:
- a CDS encoding CotH kinase family protein, whose translation is MYAIRLAAALIACVGLALPAGARAQDLYDTTTLRTFALTFHDANWLTLLRQNYASETPILATLVVDGVSYPNVGVRIRGNTSYTGLPAGSDKFSLKIYTDHVDPDQKLMGYDNINLNNGFHDPTFMREVVYNNHVAQFIPNPRANHVLVTLNGANWGVYINVQQPNKSMLRRYFENEDGVRIGCSNNPNGPGLAYNGPNASGYTAYEVNNDGGLANPIVEALIPVTNALSNGTLATWPTSIDSLFAIDPSIWSIVFENLLTDDDSYVNKGCDFMTYRDPLDNRLHLIQRDANETFLASTWAINRNFGASNKPVLSRVLSVPELRQRYLSHYRVAKRDLDWSHFEPIITAHRNLIDAAVQADPKRLYSYALFNTNFTSTVTLPYTGPAGGTVVGLQQFVNDRRTFLNNAGNAELNAAGPIISAAQASDETPNPGTAVTITANVVSSGSGISKVELFYRPVRSAPYQRLTMLDNGASGDGAAGDGVYGVILPTTGSPGQRIDWYVAATASNAYSSVEFLPELTERAPNSIVYAFGNSGVRITEWMYAGTSGEFVEFTNLSDSAIDLTGWSFDDNGATPGAFGLGAFGTVQPGESVILTEATEATFRSAWNLSASVKIIGDLGVTSGSNLGRNDQIHLYDATGALQDKLDYGDETYPGSIRTQNRSGQPPCTAVGANEVTQWQLSAAGDSYGSWVATSGELGTPGLYSACTASDLIFEDGFDP
- the recD gene encoding exodeoxyribonuclease V subunit alpha, producing the protein MIGFDRCREGGLTALDVALARSLHSAWPEAAVDALLLGALASWAVGQGHSGLDAGLLRAQADLLFADADEAARVIDLLGDDAPRVAFIGTGADTHTPLVVENGRAWLRRYWRYEREIERDLRARAGVAAALPDAARVRVELDRLLPPGGDEGTDWQRVAAVLALRSPLGVICGGPGTGKTFTVLRVLVLLQRFAASPLRIALAAPTGKAAQRLGESVRAGLDALPLDEAERKNLPTEASTLHRLLGFHPQAVDPRRGRDHPLDLDVLVVDEGSMVDLPLMAKLLRALPQTARLILIGDPDQLPAVENGAVLATLAACNRDNGFSPQTAAWIAQASGEHVAVDTARTSLADGIVRLERPRRFGGDSGIARLVRAIRLGDTEQVFAALEGSDDIVWHAAPRRFDTPAGIAALRAAHAELTAARSPAEALAALGRFRLLCALREGPAGVAGLNLAVETAMHGPQARGALYAGRPILVTSNDPALGLHNGDVGIVLGETPDAPLRAWFDHGDGAPRACLPAQLPAFESAYAMTVHKAQGSEFDTVDLVLPSKPHPLLTREWLYTAASRAKRRLVVEGTREVIAAALARQVERFNGLAFDEPGIAPEGVPTTAAL
- the recC gene encoding exodeoxyribonuclease V subunit gamma, whose product is MQVATFIHGNRLEVLADRLIDDELERLDADPLRAQVIVVAHPALGRWLQERIARRLGIAANIEFPLPSSFAWNILRDTLGDLPKESAFSREALVWRIHAALPQLARQPRFGAVRRYLGDGGDARRRHDLAVQLARSYDEYMVARPEWLAAWSRGDSIVDDEHEAWQAELWRHLVATTEEPDRATLMARAVARLHDPAPLPDTLPRHAAVFGAAFLPPLLLEFFLALSTRLPLRFYQPNPCLDYWGDIVSDRERLQGLWKTHRRRESLAHAEAGHPLLASWGVLGREYLKEIHAPELVVHDDDAFVPPDSSHLLGWLQKGILLLDPEHDPPPSEALLSIELHGCPDRRREVEVLRDRLLAMIEQRSDLLPHDILVMSPQIDAYVPYIDAVFGSADEVLALPYRISDVALSRVHPLIDAFLRVLALGDSRFAVSDVLGLLAEPAIARRCRIDANGLSWIATWLEQAAVRWGLDAAFRESVGAAAIDENTWRFGFDRLLLGHALGDAGALVAGIAPVANVEGADAQALGELARFVDALVQTREGFATPRTADDWKTWLGARLDTLFDTEPVDAAELWAVRALREAISDFAAAAEPWLDGERLPFEVVRAVLEATLTEPGATRAGRFGITFCGMVPMRNVPHRVVCVLGLDAGVFPRRQPAPGFHLMRRHPRRGDRSVREDDRFLFLEALVAARDVFYLSHVDRDAKSGDANPPSPLVEELFGFLRDAHGDAWKEVEPRLRFRHRLHPFDPAYFGGDTKLRSYDAAWCAAAEALLKPLQAPRAFAADARALAPPVDDPATIELDDLLAWLRAPVGAWFGRALPLRIDVDEALDDSEPFDLDGLERYALGTRLLDAGDSRPDLQRARREGRFPLGPVGDARWQALAESAATIDAVTRDWLGDGVRPLDAGRRNVAIAGTSRHLAGTPRLLVEGDMRRALLLRRAGRIRGLDLARLALERILLGAEAADLPARAIGLDKHALEHVELGALADEAAWLAAVVGAFLDGRRWPVPVFRNAADAWAKAVVRAGQAVPQTQALKAWEGNEYHRGDSDEPLNALFTRDGEAPLGDDFEARASAIYVPLHAACREVKP
- the recB gene encoding exodeoxyribonuclease V subunit beta: MSTPLDAASLPLRGLHLIEASAGTGKTFTIALLYLRLLLERITGLRGIAVVTFTDAATRELRRRLRERIDDALHSLRTGKSDDAALESVLAAHRDGGERERIAVERLEAALTGFDEAFVATIHGFCRQLLAENAFESGLPFIELDADTNGEAVQELVRDYWRLNVIAADGEAAREAAERWCDPDKLAAALASSGALALEAAAIDPVDARGWLDQATHAGEAALVQWLACVADGRAAGAIAELRDAAKDKRVSIRRGGLYHAEALAACAEAISAVPVDVKSLRPLHLELIRAAALSATCKGWEPDGVLAEVAAIVQSLLDAADQARLARRALFITDALAFVRGGLAARRERLRRYGFDDLIGVLHERLRGAHGDALARVIAKRLPALLVDEFQDTDATQYAILRCIHRASDDGAMFLIGDPKQAIYRFRGGDVFSYRHAAQNACAHTLVDNWRSDARLVDAVNAVFGHTGDAFLHDFIGFEPARYPPTRQRAAKPTEAATPLVVWRLPDVVDPKAGAKPWNSDDFTTRVLAETAREIKRRLAEASADGMKPSIAVLVNTNRQAAETAATLAQWNIACDYLSDRSVYRSDEAEDVARVLAALAAPGDAGAARAALATELLGENLAGLLAARSDLDAWERQLARIGSLRQRWNEAGPFAALADAIQQAAPRLLSRWDGRRRVTNYLHLAEALQHASSQRESPGEMQRWLAQRRRDAGENRGQGAAEALRPADDAGSVQVLTIHRSKGLQFDIVFAPFLAHTRWVEPGDVPGAPVSWHDNDGLRVDVGGPEWRRHALAQREEQFAESLRLVYVALTRARHAAYTAWAWVKTGTCKSQSTLVGPLAWLLLRDAAMTAPQDLADIDVAHIDTALAELAADSGDTIAIMPLEPGAPVIDDAPLPGEVVHLERPLFHGRIERRYETLSYSRLFGGSVHAPVADHDEGERVDAPAMVADTQVGDAAPIPLWPRGAAFGDCVHEILEKVPFAELAASGVHAELARIARDHGHDAGEVRTIAAMTRATVTTPLPGEPPFTLAELATGETISELEFLFPLPGARLGALDVILAGHAQYARAPGELARRRHEVAGLMTGFIDLVLRRNGRYYVVDYKTNLLGATAADYAPARLATAVRAHDYDLQYLIYLVALQRFLRARLGSDYAYDTHIGGAIYLFVRGLGSGEGHGIHVDLPPRVLIDAIDAWCVGGAA